One Algibacter sp. L3A6 genomic region harbors:
- a CDS encoding helix-turn-helix domain-containing protein — protein sequence MKTKNEHWLKKSYQKATLETKLLVVDQILNGQISNNQASKKYDIPRTTISYWLRKYSTLVQQNMGMSKNDEIKKLKEKIEELEFQKDFQQDIIADMELITGVDMSKKSLPKTLAKEIELKKKQRIKENGSMDVLGYLNKPSTKD from the coding sequence ATGAAAACAAAAAATGAACACTGGCTAAAAAAAAGCTATCAAAAAGCAACTTTAGAAACCAAACTTTTAGTCGTTGACCAAATCTTAAATGGTCAGATTTCAAACAACCAAGCTTCTAAAAAATATGATATTCCTAGAACAACTATTTCTTATTGGTTAAGAAAATACAGTACCTTAGTGCAACAAAACATGGGTATGAGTAAAAACGATGAGATTAAAAAGCTAAAGGAGAAGATTGAAGAACTTGAGTTTCAAAAAGACTTCCAACAGGACATTATCGCTGATATGGAACTTATTACAGGAGTCGATATGTCAAAAAAGTCATTACCCAAAACATTAGCAAAAGAGATAGAGCTAAAGAAAAAACAGCGTATAAAAGAAAATGGCTCTATGGATGTTTTGGGATATCTAAACAAGCCTTCTACAAAAGACTAA
- a CDS encoding IS3 family transposase: MSKQAFYKRLRTQQKKEIDHQKMIKMVKDYRKKVGSKTGGIKLHAELKTNFIEANIKIGRDKFYRFLRLNNLLIPKNKNYITTTNSNHMYKKYKNLVKGHVPNRPEQLWVSDITYIKTENGHNYLALVTDAYSKQIMGYKLDNHMRTSLCSDALAMAIKNRKYPNQKLIHHSDRGFQYCNPKYTKFAEDNGITMSMTEQYDPY; this comes from the coding sequence ATATCTAAACAAGCCTTCTACAAAAGACTAAGAACGCAACAGAAAAAAGAAATAGATCATCAAAAAATGATCAAGATGGTTAAAGACTACCGTAAAAAAGTAGGCTCTAAAACTGGTGGAATAAAATTACATGCGGAACTTAAAACTAATTTTATTGAGGCTAATATTAAGATTGGTAGAGACAAGTTCTATCGCTTTCTTAGACTAAATAATCTTTTGATTCCAAAAAATAAAAATTACATCACAACGACAAACTCAAACCATATGTACAAAAAATATAAGAACCTTGTAAAAGGCCACGTTCCTAATCGACCGGAACAACTCTGGGTTAGTGATATCACTTATATTAAAACAGAAAATGGACACAACTATCTAGCTTTAGTCACAGACGCCTATTCTAAGCAAATTATGGGTTACAAACTTGATAATCATATGAGAACATCACTTTGCTCAGATGCGCTAGCTATGGCTATTAAAAACAGGAAATATCCTAATCAAAAACTAATTCACCATTCAGATAGAGGTTTCCAATACTGCAACCCCAAATACACAAAGTTTGCTGAAGATAATGGAATTACAATGAGTATGACCGAGCAATACGATCCTTACTAA
- a CDS encoding arylsulfatase: MKLKHFFEFLKTSNFSASYFLLLTISIILFSCKEDAKKVKNEEIDTRPNIVFVITDDQGYGDLGHTGNAIIKTPHIDKFSTESVNLTNYHVGTTCAPTRAGLLTGRNCNRNGVWHTIMGASMLNREEVTIANVLQDNGYQTGMFGKWHLGDNSPFKPHQRGFDEAFYHGGGGVGQTPDYWNNDYFDDSYYRNGVPEKKQGYCTDIWFDEALSFIEAKKDEPFFCYLSLNAPHGPYNLPKEYYDIYKDETAISETQKRFYGMITNIDDNFSKLLNKLDVLGIAENTIIVFTTDNGTARGYKPDGKTQKMLGYNAGMRGTKGSEYDGGHRVPFIVRWPDGGLTGGKSLNDLTAHVDILPTFVSLTKQKFASEKTMDGTDISDYLLGKSEAPERYLVTDTQRIPWPKKGKNSCVMDDNWRLIKGKELYNIVDDPGQTINLADKYPEKVAEMNAFYETWWEDVIKETKFSVIDLGVDDIDVITCHDARTIDYYPPWNQQMIRQGKPMEPAPFTVNFVKAGKYRFHLRRWPSESGLALSAELKDGKAETLYEAPIANGKSMRFAKAYLKIADNNVEIDVDNNAEAAVLEMEVAQGETELLAYFDMEDGTPCNAFYIDVESVK, from the coding sequence ATGAAGCTAAAACATTTTTTTGAATTTTTAAAAACAAGTAATTTCTCAGCATCTTATTTCTTGTTATTAACCATCTCAATAATTCTTTTTTCTTGTAAGGAAGATGCAAAAAAAGTAAAAAACGAAGAAATAGATACAAGACCAAATATTGTATTTGTTATTACAGACGACCAAGGTTATGGTGATTTGGGACATACAGGTAATGCAATTATTAAAACACCTCATATAGATAAATTTTCTACAGAGTCAGTTAACCTGACCAATTACCATGTAGGAACTACGTGCGCACCAACAAGAGCAGGTTTGTTAACAGGAAGAAACTGTAATAGAAATGGTGTTTGGCATACTATTATGGGAGCTTCTATGCTAAACCGAGAAGAAGTTACAATAGCAAATGTGTTACAAGATAACGGTTATCAAACAGGTATGTTTGGTAAATGGCACTTAGGAGATAATAGTCCATTTAAACCACATCAAAGAGGTTTTGACGAAGCATTTTACCATGGCGGTGGTGGTGTAGGACAAACACCAGACTATTGGAATAATGATTATTTTGATGATTCTTATTATAGAAATGGAGTTCCAGAGAAAAAACAAGGCTATTGTACAGATATCTGGTTTGATGAAGCTTTAAGTTTTATAGAAGCTAAAAAAGATGAACCTTTCTTTTGCTACTTAAGTTTAAATGCTCCTCATGGGCCTTATAACCTTCCAAAGGAGTACTATGATATATATAAAGATGAAACTGCTATTAGCGAAACACAAAAGCGTTTTTATGGTATGATTACCAATATTGACGATAACTTCTCAAAGTTATTAAATAAATTAGATGTTTTAGGAATAGCAGAAAATACTATTATTGTATTTACTACGGATAATGGAACAGCTAGAGGTTACAAACCAGACGGGAAAACTCAAAAAATGTTAGGTTATAATGCTGGTATGCGAGGTACAAAAGGTAGTGAGTATGATGGCGGACATAGAGTGCCTTTTATTGTTAGATGGCCAGATGGCGGGCTTACAGGAGGTAAGAGTTTGAATGACTTAACGGCACATGTAGATATATTACCAACATTTGTTTCTTTAACTAAGCAAAAGTTTGCATCAGAGAAGACTATGGATGGTACTGATATAAGTGATTATCTTTTAGGTAAATCTGAAGCTCCTGAGAGATATTTAGTAACTGATACACAACGTATTCCTTGGCCTAAAAAAGGAAAAAATAGTTGTGTTATGGATGATAACTGGCGTTTAATAAAAGGCAAAGAGCTTTATAATATAGTCGATGATCCAGGACAAACAATTAACCTAGCTGATAAATATCCAGAAAAAGTAGCAGAAATGAATGCTTTTTACGAAACTTGGTGGGAAGATGTAATTAAAGAAACTAAATTTTCTGTTATAGATTTAGGAGTAGATGATATAGATGTAATTACTTGCCATGATGCCCGTACTATAGATTATTACCCACCATGGAATCAACAAATGATTCGTCAAGGCAAACCAATGGAACCTGCGCCATTTACAGTAAATTTTGTTAAAGCTGGTAAGTATAGATTTCATTTAAGAAGATGGCCTTCTGAAAGTGGTTTGGCACTTAGTGCAGAATTAAAAGATGGAAAAGCAGAAACTCTTTATGAAGCTCCAATTGCCAACGGTAAATCTATGAGATTTGCTAAAGCCTATTTAAAAATAGCTGATAATAATGTTGAAATTGATGTAGATAATAATGCTGAAGCTGCAGTGCTTGAAATGGAAGTAGCTCAAGGGGAAACAGAACTTTTGGCTTATTTTGATATGGAAGACGGAACTCCATGCAATGCTTTTTATATTGATGTCGAAAGCGTAAAATAG
- a CDS encoding putative glycoside hydrolase family 15 protein, whose product MNPNMKVVFYWNAFLDYKMYEAHDIYNSHPEWWLRKQDGELDFKNAGLKRYDLSNPEVRKWWVETAKNEILNGSTGGVFMDAFIQVASPANIKLWGKEKYDSIQEGLKKLIAETRAALGNEKLIVYNGIRSNPRRNIGNNFPEHTDAVMIEHFGIINSSSKESMLFDIKEMENAGKTGKMVVFKGWPGYAWIDKDFMAKPLNEKQKISKENITFPLASFLAGAQENAYFIYNWGYRFKHGALDWYPEFVKPLGKPLHDMKVNGWKLTRDFEHASIWVDLETKKAKINWK is encoded by the coding sequence ATCAACCCCAATATGAAAGTTGTTTTCTATTGGAATGCTTTTTTAGATTACAAAATGTATGAAGCCCATGATATTTATAACAGCCATCCAGAATGGTGGTTAAGAAAACAAGATGGTGAATTAGATTTCAAAAATGCTGGTTTAAAACGTTACGATTTATCTAATCCAGAAGTACGTAAATGGTGGGTAGAAACAGCAAAAAATGAAATTTTAAATGGTTCTACAGGTGGTGTTTTTATGGATGCTTTTATTCAAGTAGCAAGTCCTGCCAATATTAAACTATGGGGTAAAGAGAAATACGATAGTATTCAAGAAGGGTTAAAAAAATTAATAGCCGAGACCAGAGCTGCTCTTGGAAATGAAAAGTTAATCGTGTATAACGGTATTCGCAGTAACCCTAGAAGAAATATTGGGAATAATTTTCCTGAACATACCGATGCCGTAATGATCGAACATTTTGGCATCATTAACAGCAGCTCTAAAGAAAGCATGCTATTTGATATAAAAGAAATGGAGAACGCTGGAAAAACTGGAAAAATGGTGGTTTTTAAAGGCTGGCCTGGATACGCTTGGATAGACAAAGACTTTATGGCAAAACCATTAAATGAAAAACAGAAAATTTCCAAAGAAAACATAACCTTTCCCCTAGCTTCATTTTTAGCTGGCGCTCAAGAAAACGCCTATTTCATTTATAATTGGGGCTATCGTTTTAAACATGGTGCATTAGATTGGTATCCTGAATTTGTTAAACCATTAGGCAAGCCGTTACATGATATGAAAGTTAACGGTTGGAAATTAACCCGTGATTTTGAACATGCTTCTATTTGGGTTGACTTAGAAACTAAAAAAGCTAAAATAAACTGGAAATAA
- a CDS encoding sulfatase-like hydrolase/transferase codes for MKNILIASLLMFAFGSTQNLRAQDSKNKKPNIIFIFTDDQGWGDLGVYGHPDVKTPHLDKLAKDGMLLTQFYVGSPVCSPSRATLLTGRFAPEIGIHYAIGGPGGKAYNSRSTLDPKLPNVYRTFSENGYATGHYGKWHLGSGVDAPNPSDYGVQQYAVSNGNGPKLSFPNKKATNANKSEITADHGIEFIERNQKSPFFLSLWINDPHALLDPTEEQMKPYLELTRKGIRDKYRNSQTVYYSILTSIDEAVGRVVKKVDELGLRENTIIVFSSDNGPSPLWS; via the coding sequence ATGAAAAACATACTAATAGCATCGTTGCTGATGTTTGCTTTCGGCTCAACTCAAAACTTAAGGGCACAAGATTCCAAGAATAAAAAACCAAACATCATATTTATTTTTACTGATGACCAAGGTTGGGGCGATTTGGGAGTTTATGGGCATCCCGATGTAAAAACACCTCATTTAGATAAATTAGCTAAAGATGGAATGCTCCTAACACAGTTTTATGTGGGTTCTCCTGTATGTTCGCCTTCTCGCGCAACACTTCTTACAGGTCGTTTTGCACCTGAAATAGGAATCCATTATGCCATTGGTGGCCCTGGTGGTAAAGCATACAATAGTAGATCTACACTCGACCCTAAATTGCCAAATGTTTACAGAACCTTTTCTGAAAATGGATATGCTACTGGTCATTATGGAAAATGGCATCTTGGTTCAGGTGTGGATGCGCCAAATCCCTCAGATTATGGTGTCCAGCAATATGCGGTTTCAAACGGAAACGGGCCAAAGCTAAGTTTTCCCAATAAAAAAGCGACGAATGCCAATAAATCTGAAATAACGGCAGATCATGGTATTGAATTTATAGAACGTAATCAAAAATCTCCATTTTTCCTAAGCCTTTGGATTAATGACCCACATGCACTTCTTGATCCTACCGAAGAACAAATGAAACCTTACCTTGAGCTAACTAGGAAAGGTATAAGAGATAAATACCGAAATTCCCAAACGGTTTATTATAGCATTCTAACCAGTATTGATGAAGCAGTTGGCAGAGTGGTTAAAAAAGTAGATGAGCTAGGTTTAAGAGAAAATACAATCATTGTTTTTAGTAGTGATAATGGCCCTTCTCCATTATGGAGTTGA
- a CDS encoding sulfatase family protein — protein sequence MYRSKQINLFFIIIFTFIFISCAQEKSKKSNKAPNIIFILADDLGYGDVSSYNENSKIQTANIDKLASEGVLFTDAHTSSAVCTPTRYGILTGRYNWRSTLKKHVLQGYSKALITPDRKTIAGFLKNSGYKTAAIGKWHLGWDWSNIDKGKDSIDYSQKIKNGPTTNGFDFWYGFNGSLDMAPYVWVENDKPTMVPTKLTENKGQAMWRKGPTSDDFNHEQVLPDITKKTVNFINENAKGDQPFFVYMPLPAPHTPILPTDEFKGKSGLDNPYGDFVIMVDWVVGEIMKSLEEQGIADNTILVFTSDNGCSNQADFAQLATKEHDPSYVFRGHKADIFEGGHRVPFIVRWPEKVQSAKSSQLVCTTDFFGTIADALDMKIDDNMAEDSYSFLSALGVQSNLPKRESIVHHSINGSFAYRKGDYKAIFCPGSGGWSFPRPRDKAIDSLPKFQLYNLSSDLGEEHNLQDEKSELLEEYRKELSQIVLNGRSTEGTIQKNDGSERWSQLKWMNDL from the coding sequence ATGTATCGAAGTAAACAAATCAACTTATTTTTTATAATAATATTTACATTTATTTTCATTTCTTGTGCCCAAGAAAAGTCAAAAAAATCAAATAAAGCACCCAACATTATTTTTATTTTAGCCGATGATTTGGGATATGGAGATGTTTCTAGTTATAATGAAAATTCTAAAATTCAAACAGCTAATATCGATAAACTAGCTTCAGAAGGCGTATTGTTTACTGATGCGCATACCAGTAGTGCTGTATGTACTCCAACGCGTTATGGTATATTAACTGGGCGTTACAATTGGCGTTCTACTTTAAAAAAGCATGTTTTACAAGGATATAGTAAAGCTTTAATTACACCAGACAGAAAAACGATAGCAGGCTTTTTAAAAAACAGCGGCTACAAAACAGCGGCTATAGGTAAATGGCATTTAGGTTGGGATTGGTCTAATATTGACAAAGGAAAGGACTCTATTGATTATTCTCAGAAAATAAAAAATGGCCCTACCACTAATGGGTTTGATTTTTGGTATGGATTTAATGGCTCGTTAGATATGGCGCCATATGTTTGGGTAGAAAATGATAAACCAACCATGGTTCCAACGAAGCTTACAGAAAACAAAGGACAAGCTATGTGGCGAAAAGGTCCAACTTCAGACGATTTTAATCATGAACAAGTATTACCAGATATTACTAAGAAGACAGTTAATTTTATAAATGAAAATGCTAAAGGCGACCAACCGTTTTTTGTTTACATGCCTTTGCCAGCACCACATACGCCTATATTGCCAACAGATGAGTTTAAAGGTAAAAGTGGATTGGATAATCCTTATGGTGATTTTGTAATTATGGTGGACTGGGTTGTAGGTGAAATAATGAAATCATTAGAAGAACAAGGTATCGCAGATAATACTATATTAGTATTTACCAGTGATAATGGATGTTCTAATCAAGCAGATTTTGCTCAATTAGCAACAAAAGAGCACGACCCTAGTTATGTATTTAGAGGACATAAAGCAGATATTTTTGAAGGTGGTCATAGAGTTCCATTTATAGTGAGGTGGCCAGAAAAAGTACAATCAGCTAAATCAAGTCAATTGGTTTGCACAACAGATTTTTTTGGAACTATTGCAGATGCCTTAGATATGAAAATCGATGATAATATGGCTGAAGATAGTTATAGTTTTTTATCAGCATTAGGCGTTCAGTCTAACTTACCAAAAAGGGAGAGTATTGTTCATCATTCTATTAATGGTTCTTTTGCTTATCGTAAGGGAGATTATAAAGCTATTTTTTGTCCAGGATCTGGTGGTTGGAGTTTTCCTAGACCAAGAGATAAAGCTATTGATAGTTTACCTAAATTTCAATTATATAATTTAAGTAGTGATCTTGGAGAAGAACATAATTTACAAGATGAGAAATCTGAACTGTTAGAAGAATATAGAAAAGAACTTTCACAAATTGTTTTAAACGGTAGGAGTACAGAAGGAACTATACAAAAGAATGATGGTTCTGAAAGATGGTCTCAGTTAAAATGGATGAATGATTTATAA
- a CDS encoding carboxypeptidase-like regulatory domain-containing protein — MNSLKVFTFFNIMFLLCHSAQSQQEILKIEGVVLDQAKSSVPYAAIGIPSKWIGTSSNEDGDFYLELSKENVLDTLEISSIGYITSKILVKDFIESSEKTITLEEDIVSLNEVNILNPAQYVKLAFKNLKNNTVSSVHELKILNRFFAVENDEAKFFVEHYIKVKDVGPRGGNNVNSIEVVEGRKSADYRYFKNERSRNMYPINFMIMIDPLRRGLPISNYKWTKIGDSSYDGEDIVIIQGVSNTKERQNYSDPVFYIGVDTYKVYKTRNRPSNVIYIYKKNKDGKLYLSYHNHYTRRFKDLNEHQQKILRTKSKKAKLAFRNEIIVIGLETDKRKIDTKDSDVYDKKMQDVSVKYNLLFWKNFNLPPPTEYYKKSIKELESIYNVPLETQFNSVNK, encoded by the coding sequence ATGAATTCATTAAAAGTATTCACATTTTTTAATATAATGTTTCTATTATGCCACTCAGCTCAATCGCAACAAGAAATTTTAAAAATTGAAGGTGTTGTTTTAGATCAAGCCAAATCAAGCGTTCCCTATGCAGCTATTGGTATTCCTTCTAAATGGATTGGAACTTCAAGCAATGAAGATGGTGATTTTTATTTAGAGCTATCAAAAGAAAATGTATTAGACACCTTAGAAATCTCTAGTATAGGGTACATAACTTCCAAAATATTAGTGAAAGATTTTATTGAATCAAGTGAAAAAACAATAACCTTAGAGGAAGATATTGTTTCCCTTAATGAGGTAAACATACTTAATCCTGCACAATATGTTAAATTGGCCTTTAAAAATTTAAAAAACAACACGGTTAGTTCTGTACATGAATTAAAAATTTTGAATCGCTTTTTTGCCGTAGAAAATGATGAGGCTAAGTTTTTTGTTGAACATTATATAAAAGTTAAAGATGTAGGCCCAAGAGGAGGAAATAACGTAAACAGTATAGAAGTTGTAGAGGGAAGAAAATCCGCCGATTACAGGTATTTTAAGAATGAAAGATCAAGAAATATGTATCCAATAAATTTTATGATTATGATAGATCCCTTAAGAAGAGGTCTTCCTATTAGTAATTACAAATGGACTAAAATTGGAGACTCTTCTTATGACGGCGAAGACATTGTAATTATTCAAGGGGTAAGTAATACGAAAGAAAGACAAAATTATTCAGATCCAGTTTTTTATATAGGAGTTGACACTTACAAGGTTTATAAAACAAGGAATAGACCTTCAAACGTGATTTACATCTATAAAAAAAACAAAGATGGCAAGCTTTATTTAAGCTATCATAATCATTATACAAGAAGATTTAAAGATTTAAATGAACATCAACAAAAAATTTTAAGAACAAAAAGTAAAAAAGCCAAATTGGCCTTTAGAAATGAAATAATCGTTATTGGGCTAGAAACTGATAAAAGAAAAATTGACACAAAAGATTCAGACGTATATGACAAAAAAATGCAAGATGTTAGTGTCAAATACAATTTGTTATTTTGGAAAAACTTTAACCTGCCTCCCCCAACTGAATATTATAAAAAGAGTATTAAAGAATTAGAGTCCATTTACAATGTACCTTTAGAAACTCAATTCAATTCGGTAAATAAATAA
- a CDS encoding putative glycoside hydrolase: MRSWWLETVASGVTFSGAGGVFIDQMHGFSWLRSDKAEEVRLAMGEMMTSLKERLGSDKILLENNAATVEDVFPVIDAIMFEHYSETITNSKENLLKEWDDMLRIAKAGKISIYRFGVEVEDDASIDGLSGAEKEKALEQLSKERLEYYHACYLIGAQPYAYFQYGWGWRLGTGPLVGYPELEKPLGIPKGEYIRTISNGWEFTREFEGANVWVNTETKEGKIIWE, encoded by the coding sequence ATCCGTAGTTGGTGGTTAGAAACTGTGGCTTCTGGAGTTACATTCTCTGGAGCCGGCGGTGTTTTTATAGATCAAATGCATGGTTTTTCTTGGCTTAGAAGCGATAAAGCAGAAGAGGTTAGATTAGCTATGGGAGAAATGATGACTAGTCTAAAAGAAAGATTAGGTTCAGATAAGATCTTACTAGAAAATAATGCCGCTACTGTTGAGGATGTATTTCCTGTAATTGATGCTATTATGTTTGAACACTATAGCGAAACGATTACAAATAGTAAGGAAAATTTATTAAAAGAATGGGATGATATGTTAAGAATAGCGAAAGCTGGAAAAATATCAATCTACCGTTTTGGTGTTGAAGTAGAAGATGATGCATCTATTGATGGGCTAAGTGGGGCAGAAAAGGAAAAGGCTTTAGAGCAATTATCAAAAGAACGATTAGAATATTATCATGCTTGCTATCTTATAGGTGCACAACCTTATGCTTATTTTCAATATGGCTGGGGCTGGAGATTAGGGACAGGGCCTTTGGTAGGCTATCCAGAATTAGAGAAACCTTTGGGTATTCCAAAAGGAGAATATATTAGAACTATATCAAATGGTTGGGAGTTTACACGAGAGTTTGAGGGTGCTAATGTTTGGGTGAATACAGAAACTAAGGAAGGTAAAATCATATGGGAATAA
- a CDS encoding right-handed parallel beta-helix repeat-containing protein: MKHFLLTLILGFILVSCSNSLKGKITKGIYVDIEGDNSGTGSILKPYATLQRAVKASRDLRKTGLVDPIVIYLRGGRHQLNEALVLGIKDGRPEDSEITTLDDYGAGETILPAYLTISAYPKEHAVVSAGMPITGWKKVETTSSGLLLNALGNVWEADMPEGLENFYTLYDSKGRLNRARNNGFSPTQKGDKTHIYFPEGALKNWENIEDVEVQVRPFRPWVINMLPLKTVDETELVAQTGVSATYGIDKLPSWVHNPTGSSIWIENSIEALNEPGEWVVNTKTRKIYLWPVNPSSDGKPQGILAPTTSELIRVEGQIDYDGPTDKPVNGIAFNGITFTHADRLAWTSDEKRLGLGMQHDWDMFDKPSAMIRFRGAENCEVINCDFLNSGGSGIRLDLFAQRNRIENCEFAHLGEAGILLAGYGAGTKDVNHHNDIINNHIHHFSEITWHSPGIWAWQSGHNHMAHNYVHHSGYAAVLITNRIEPDRSLNGEGGRTIRQNEIPEDVKTSTKETVLY, from the coding sequence ATGAAACATTTTTTATTGACACTTATTTTAGGGTTTATACTTGTCTCGTGTTCAAATAGTTTAAAAGGTAAGATTACTAAAGGTATTTATGTAGATATAGAAGGAGATAATTCTGGTACCGGGAGTATTTTAAAACCCTATGCAACGCTTCAAAGAGCTGTAAAAGCATCACGCGATTTACGAAAGACAGGCTTGGTAGATCCTATTGTTATTTATTTAAGAGGGGGACGTCATCAATTAAACGAAGCCTTGGTATTGGGAATAAAAGATGGAAGGCCTGAAGATTCAGAGATAACTACCCTTGATGATTATGGAGCTGGCGAGACTATACTGCCTGCGTATTTAACTATTTCTGCATATCCAAAGGAGCATGCAGTTGTAAGTGCTGGAATGCCAATTACAGGTTGGAAGAAAGTTGAAACGACATCTTCTGGACTTCTATTGAATGCGTTGGGGAATGTATGGGAAGCAGATATGCCAGAAGGACTTGAAAATTTTTATACGCTTTATGATAGTAAAGGACGTTTAAACCGAGCTAGAAATAATGGGTTTTCACCAACCCAAAAAGGAGATAAAACACATATCTATTTTCCAGAAGGCGCTTTGAAAAATTGGGAGAACATTGAAGATGTAGAAGTTCAAGTAAGACCCTTTCGTCCTTGGGTAATTAATATGCTTCCTCTTAAAACTGTAGACGAAACAGAATTAGTTGCTCAAACAGGTGTTTCTGCAACCTATGGAATTGATAAATTACCATCGTGGGTTCACAATCCGACAGGATCAAGTATTTGGATTGAAAATAGTATTGAGGCATTAAACGAACCAGGAGAATGGGTAGTGAATACCAAGACGCGAAAAATTTATTTGTGGCCTGTAAATCCATCTTCAGATGGAAAACCTCAGGGTATATTGGCTCCAACTACCAGTGAGCTTATTAGGGTAGAAGGGCAAATTGATTATGACGGACCAACGGACAAACCTGTTAATGGGATTGCTTTTAATGGTATAACGTTTACACATGCCGATCGATTGGCTTGGACTAGTGATGAAAAACGTTTGGGATTGGGTATGCAACATGATTGGGATATGTTCGACAAACCTTCAGCCATGATTCGATTTCGTGGAGCTGAAAACTGTGAGGTCATAAATTGTGATTTCCTTAATTCAGGTGGATCGGGCATCAGGCTAGATTTATTTGCGCAACGAAATCGCATTGAGAATTGTGAATTTGCACACCTAGGTGAAGCCGGAATCCTGTTGGCTGGTTATGGGGCTGGAACAAAAGATGTCAATCATCACAATGATATTATAAACAATCACATACACCATTTTAGTGAAATCACTTGGCATTCTCCTGGAATATGGGCATGGCAAAGTGGTCATAACCACATGGCTCATAATTACGTGCATCACAGTGGTTACGCTGCGGTACTAATTACAAATAGGATTGAGCCTGATAGATCCTTAAATGGAGAAGGTGGTAGAACCATTCGTCAGAATGAAATTCCTGAAGATGTAAAAACGAGTACTAAAGAAACTGTATTATACTGA
- a CDS encoding putative glycoside hydrolase has product MIRQISLVLIVIILGACGASKNEVDFSSNSLKTQQTAFLMSDGSKFNAHSSYPNFNWDVTPQYSMFGDGNRLLSAKEVKIIAAKTDFICIEKQHAHKDVGYAEIGAKKEIAAFKAIKPDIKALYYFNSAYAWPFTSYNKNFKKNKIDDYPELKKFILKNKETGELQHRNNTLCFDVLNPEFRTWWVKTVAQGVKDSGADGVFIDQMHGFVWLRKSQKREVEEAMGEMMMNLKAALGAGKILLGNNASGVKDVFPAIDAVMFEHFNKKKLSKENLLKEWGYMLANAKAGKMSVFRIGVEAEKEEASQTLIKGSRGTSLEGLSRERLEYYQACFLIGAQPYSYFQYGWGWRLNTGPLVNYPELQKPLGAPKGAYKRLHENGWEFTREFEHATVWVDTEKGQGKITWR; this is encoded by the coding sequence ATGATTAGACAAATAAGTTTAGTTCTAATAGTGATAATTTTAGGCGCTTGTGGAGCGTCTAAAAATGAGGTTGATTTTTCTTCCAATTCTTTAAAAACTCAACAGACAGCATTCTTAATGAGTGATGGCAGTAAATTCAACGCTCATAGTTCTTATCCAAATTTTAATTGGGACGTTACTCCTCAATATTCTATGTTTGGTGATGGTAATCGATTATTAAGCGCTAAGGAAGTAAAAATAATAGCAGCTAAAACAGATTTTATTTGTATCGAAAAGCAACATGCCCATAAAGATGTTGGATATGCAGAAATTGGTGCTAAAAAAGAAATAGCTGCTTTTAAGGCTATAAAACCAGATATTAAAGCACTATATTACTTTAATTCGGCTTATGCTTGGCCATTTACATCTTACAACAAGAATTTTAAAAAAAACAAAATAGATGATTATCCAGAGCTTAAAAAATTTATTTTAAAAAATAAAGAAACAGGAGAATTACAACATAGAAACAATACACTTTGTTTTGATGTGTTAAACCCCGAATTTAGAACTTGGTGGGTAAAAACAGTTGCACAAGGAGTAAAAGATTCTGGTGCTGATGGCGTTTTTATAGATCAAATGCATGGTTTTGTTTGGCTCCGTAAATCTCAAAAGAGGGAAGTTGAAGAAGCAATGGGAGAGATGATGATGAACTTAAAAGCTGCATTAGGTGCAGGAAAAATATTGTTAGGTAATAATGCATCCGGTGTAAAAGATGTTTTTCCGGCAATAGATGCAGTTATGTTCGAGCATTTTAATAAGAAAAAGTTAAGCAAAGAAAATTTACTTAAAGAATGGGGATATATGTTGGCAAATGCTAAAGCAGGTAAAATGTCTGTTTTTAGAATAGGTGTGGAAGCTGAAAAAGAAGAGGCAAGTCAAACCTTAATTAAAGGTTCAAGAGGAACATCTCTTGAAGGATTGTCTAGGGAAAGGTTAGAATATTACCAAGCGTGTTTTTTAATAGGTGCACAGCCTTATTCTTACTTCCAATACGGTTGGGGTTGGCGTTTAAATACTGGACCATTGGTAAATTATCCTGAGCTACAAAAACCACTTGGAGCACCAAAGGGAGCATATAAGCGTTTACATGAAAACGGTTGGGAGTTTACTCGTGAATTTGAACATGCTACTGTGTGGGTAGATACAGAAAAAGGGCAAGGAAAAATTACTTGGCGATAA